The Deltaproteobacteria bacterium region CGTTGGCAACGAATGCATCGTTCATCACCAGCGACGCCCGCGTCGCCGTCGACAGCTGGCGCTTGACCGACTCCGCCCGCCACAACAGCTCCTGCCACTTGACGACGTCCCGGTGCAGATCGACCCGGCGCGCCTGATACAGGTGGCCGGCCACCGCCTCGGCCAGCTCCTCGTCGAAGTCGACCCCGCCGAGCAGGTCGTCGCCGTCGATCGCCAGGCACTCGAAATGCAGGCCGTCCTGCGTGATGATCGTGACGTCGAAGGTGCCGCCGCCGAAATCGCACACGGCAAGCCGGCGCAACGCGGTGGTCTCGTGCATGCCGTGGGCGAGACACCCGGCGACGGGCTCCGGCACGAACTGCTGCACCGCGAGGCCGGCGAACTGGGCCGCCTGCTTGAGCGCCTGGCAATACGCCGGCGACGCCGTGGCCGGGACGGTGACGACGGCTCGGCGCACGGCTGCGCCGAACCGCAGCTCCGCGAGCTGCCTGATGTGGCGCAGCACCTCTCCCGCAACCTGCTGCGGCGCGTACTGGCGGCCGCGCACGTCGAGCAGCGCCATGTCGTCGGGACCGCTCGCGATCGCGTAGGCGACGCCCGCGTCGAGCCGGCGCACCTCGCGCTCGTGCACGTGGCGTCCGAGCAACCGTTTGATCGCTGTGATCGTCGCCGCCG contains the following coding sequences:
- a CDS encoding Hsp70 family protein, which gives rise to MQPGSNREVVLGIDFGMSTVSACGFVGGKLHFVVDEGERAIPCAVYIPERSEPLVGRRALHQILRDPAATITAIKRLLGRHVHEREVRRLDAGVAYAIASGPDDMALLDVRGRQYAPQQVAGEVLRHIRQLAELRFGAAVRRAVVTVPATASPAYCQALKQAAQFAGLAVQQFVPEPVAGCLAHGMHETTALRRLAVCDFGGGTFDVTIITQDGLHFECLAIDGDDLLGGVDFDEELAEAVAGHLYQARRVDLHRDVVKWQELLWRAESVKRQLSTATRASLVMNDAFVANGQRHDLRLGIDRAWIEPRWAKIARRMVPVLDRALARARRTPDDIDEVLLIGGSTLMPIVRRIIGEYFGKPLRSTEHADVAVAVGAALQTGQGTQVCTQVPRLPAGAAP